The Nitrosomonas communis genome has a segment encoding these proteins:
- the radC gene encoding RadC family protein, translating into MAITDWPESERPREKLLNKGAKHLSDAELLAIFLRTGIAGKSAVDLARELLKHFGSLTELFLADQEALCQLPGMGVAKYAQLQAVLEMAQRALREELKSGDIMDSPQSVRDYLRLSLGGREHEVFVGIFLDARNRTIATEELFTGTLTQASVYPREVVKRGLYHNAAAIIFAHNHPSGVAEPSKADEILTQSLKQALALVDIKVLDHFIIGGRDTLSFAEQGLI; encoded by the coding sequence ATGGCAATTACAGACTGGCCTGAATCCGAACGCCCGCGTGAGAAGCTCCTGAACAAAGGAGCAAAACATCTTTCAGATGCTGAGTTATTGGCCATCTTCTTACGCACGGGTATTGCAGGAAAAAGTGCAGTGGATTTGGCCAGAGAGTTATTAAAACATTTTGGAAGTCTGACCGAATTATTCCTGGCTGATCAAGAGGCGCTCTGTCAATTGCCTGGGATGGGGGTGGCCAAGTATGCACAGTTACAGGCTGTTCTGGAAATGGCGCAACGTGCGCTCAGAGAAGAACTAAAAAGTGGGGATATCATGGATTCGCCTCAATCAGTGCGTGATTACTTGCGCCTTAGCCTGGGTGGCAGGGAGCACGAGGTGTTTGTGGGTATTTTCCTGGATGCCAGAAATCGCACTATTGCTACTGAGGAATTATTTACGGGCACACTGACTCAAGCCAGTGTCTACCCGCGTGAAGTCGTTAAACGTGGCTTATATCATAATGCGGCGGCGATAATTTTTGCGCATAATCATCCGTCTGGCGTTGCAGAGCCCAGTAAGGCTGATGAGATACTGACTCAATCGCTGAAACAGGCGCTTGCACTGGTCGACATCAAGGTATTGGATCATTTCATTATCGGTGGTCGAGACACGCTTTCGTTTGCTGAACAGGGTCTGATATGA
- the coaBC gene encoding bifunctional phosphopantothenoylcysteine decarboxylase/phosphopantothenate--cysteine ligase CoaBC, which produces MTDSPIKKSVLLGITGGIAAYKAAEFARLLIQDGFEVQTVMTEAACHFLGPATLQALTGKPVYARLWDEAVNNSMAHIELSRATDVILVAPASADFIAKIAHGLADDLLSTLCLARNCPLMVAPAMNRQMLENPATQRNLTILQKDHITVLGPAYGIQACGETGMGRMLEPQALLEAVRNFFQPGLLQGKRVLITAGPTFEAIDAVRGIINLSSGKMGYALTQAALEAGAEVTLISGPVCLTSPVVKKLIPITNANDMFTAVKNEVTFNDIFISVAAVADYRPAIAHTQKIKKSDNTMVLELVPNPDILQYVANLPAPPFCVGFAAETEDIDQNAESKRRKKKLPLLVANLAQEAMGTDDSTLILFDEKGKHTLPKAAKIDQARHLIEHIATLYQQYPN; this is translated from the coding sequence GTGACAGATTCCCCGATTAAAAAGAGTGTGTTACTGGGTATCACTGGCGGTATCGCAGCGTATAAGGCTGCCGAATTTGCACGCTTACTGATACAAGATGGGTTTGAAGTACAAACCGTTATGACAGAGGCAGCTTGTCATTTTTTAGGACCAGCCACCTTACAGGCATTGACCGGTAAACCGGTCTACGCGCGGCTCTGGGATGAGGCTGTTAATAACAGCATGGCACATATCGAATTATCGCGTGCTACTGATGTTATTTTAGTGGCACCTGCCAGCGCTGATTTCATCGCCAAAATTGCTCACGGTCTGGCGGATGATCTACTGTCAACGTTATGCCTTGCGCGTAATTGCCCGTTGATGGTTGCACCCGCCATGAACCGCCAGATGCTCGAAAATCCTGCAACACAGCGCAACCTGACTATTTTGCAAAAAGATCATATTACTGTGCTTGGCCCTGCTTATGGCATACAAGCTTGTGGTGAAACCGGTATGGGGCGTATGCTGGAGCCACAAGCACTTTTGGAAGCCGTGCGCAATTTCTTTCAGCCAGGGCTATTACAAGGGAAGCGTGTGCTCATTACGGCCGGGCCCACTTTTGAAGCGATTGATGCAGTGCGCGGCATTATTAATTTAAGCTCTGGCAAGATGGGCTACGCCCTCACGCAAGCTGCCCTTGAGGCAGGCGCAGAAGTCACGCTCATTTCGGGTCCAGTCTGCTTAACCAGTCCTGTTGTTAAAAAACTCATCCCGATCACCAATGCTAACGATATGTTCACTGCGGTCAAGAATGAGGTAACTTTTAACGATATTTTTATCAGCGTCGCTGCAGTCGCAGACTATCGTCCTGCCATCGCTCACACCCAGAAGATAAAGAAATCCGATAATACAATGGTGCTGGAACTTGTTCCCAATCCAGATATCTTGCAATACGTTGCTAATTTGCCCGCCCCCCCTTTCTGTGTTGGTTTTGCGGCTGAAACAGAAGATATTGATCAAAACGCAGAAAGCAAACGCCGCAAAAAAAAGCTGCCGTTGCTTGTGGCAAATTTGGCCCAGGAAGCCATGGGAACAGATGACAGCACCTTAATACTGTTTGATGAGAAGGGCAAACATACGCTACCTAAAGCAGCCAAAATTGATCAAGCGCGCCACTTAATCGAGCATATCGCCACCTTATATCAACAATATCCTAACTAA
- the dut gene encoding dUTP diphosphatase, with product MKKIDIKIMDLRLKDQLPAYATPGSAGLDLRACTEYPIQLQPGEAQLIPTGIAIHLNDPGLAAMVLPRSGLGHKHGIVMGNLVGLIDSDYQGQIFVSCWNRGQSAFLLNPLERIAQLVIVPVLQAQFNIVENFEPTTRGEGGFGSTGKC from the coding sequence ATGAAAAAAATTGACATCAAAATTATGGATTTGCGACTAAAAGATCAACTGCCAGCTTATGCCACGCCCGGGTCGGCAGGACTCGATCTGCGCGCATGTACTGAATATCCCATTCAACTACAACCTGGTGAGGCACAATTAATTCCCACCGGTATCGCAATTCATTTGAATGATCCAGGTTTAGCGGCAATGGTGTTACCTCGCTCTGGCCTCGGTCACAAGCACGGTATCGTCATGGGAAATCTGGTCGGATTGATCGACTCAGATTATCAGGGACAAATTTTTGTTTCTTGCTGGAACCGTGGACAGTCAGCGTTCCTACTCAACCCGTTAGAGCGTATTGCCCAACTGGTGATTGTTCCTGTGTTGCAAGCGCAATTCAATATAGTTGAAAATTTTGAACCTACCACCCGTGGTGAAGGGGGTTTTGGAAGTACAGGCAAATGTTAA
- a CDS encoding DUF192 domain-containing protein, whose product MLRCRFFTLIILLLLAVESSATQTVPPAIPLKILNHRLSAEIAHTPTARSKGLMHRTQLDKNSGMLFIFPKTNIYSMWMLNTFIPLSVAFLDEKGVILNIADMSPHSLASHSSAQPAKYALEMNLGWFTEKNITTGVQVEGLEQAPQAE is encoded by the coding sequence ATGTTAAGGTGTCGATTCTTCACGCTCATTATTTTGCTGCTGCTCGCGGTGGAAAGCTCAGCGACTCAAACCGTACCGCCAGCGATTCCTCTTAAGATTTTAAATCACAGGCTCTCGGCAGAAATAGCGCATACTCCAACTGCGCGCTCCAAAGGATTAATGCATCGCACGCAATTAGATAAAAATAGTGGCATGCTGTTCATTTTTCCCAAAACAAATATTTATAGCATGTGGATGCTCAATACTTTTATTCCGCTCAGTGTGGCGTTTCTTGACGAGAAAGGAGTCATTCTCAATATTGCCGATATGTCTCCGCACTCACTCGCTTCGCATTCTTCAGCACAACCAGCCAAATATGCGCTTGAAATGAATCTTGGCTGGTTTACTGAAAAAAATATAACAACTGGGGTTCAGGTAGAAGGGCTCGAACAGGCACCCCAAGCAGAATAA
- the ffh gene encoding signal recognition particle protein codes for MFDNLTSRLSGVIKSLRGEARLTESNIQAAMREVRMALLEADVALPVIKDFIERVKQKAIGREVMESLSPGQALVGVVHQELMAIMGGEKADLNLNTVPPAVILMAGLQGAGKTTSSGKLAKWLIDNKKKKVMLVSCDIYRPAAIDQLELLSSQVGADFFPVKVGQQPAAICVAALDYARKHHHDIIIVDTAGRLGIDQAMMDEITELEVLLKPIETLFVVDAMQGQDAVNTAKAFADALPLTGVILTKLDGDARGGAALSVRHVTGKPIKFTGVAEKLTGLEPFYPDRMASRILGMGDVLGLIEEAQRSADQKEAEKLMKKMKSGKGFDLDDFKMQFQQMKKMGGMSAMLDKLPHQLTQAAQNMKVDDKIINRTEGIINAMTREERAKPELIKASRKRRIAVGSGVSVQEVNRLLSQFEQARKMMKMVNKGGMAKMMRAVKGMLPQMR; via the coding sequence ATGTTTGACAATTTGACGAGTCGACTTTCCGGTGTGATCAAATCACTGCGTGGAGAAGCAAGGTTAACCGAGAGTAACATTCAAGCTGCCATGCGTGAGGTGCGCATGGCGCTGCTCGAAGCTGATGTGGCCTTACCTGTTATCAAGGATTTTATTGAGCGGGTAAAACAAAAGGCTATCGGTCGGGAGGTCATGGAAAGTCTTTCTCCTGGACAGGCATTAGTAGGCGTGGTGCATCAAGAACTCATGGCCATCATGGGAGGAGAAAAAGCGGATCTCAACCTAAACACCGTACCGCCTGCCGTTATTCTCATGGCAGGGTTGCAAGGTGCAGGGAAGACCACCAGTAGTGGTAAATTGGCTAAATGGCTGATAGATAATAAAAAGAAAAAAGTAATGCTGGTTTCTTGCGATATTTATCGACCCGCCGCAATTGATCAATTAGAGCTGTTATCGAGCCAGGTTGGCGCTGATTTCTTCCCGGTAAAAGTAGGGCAGCAACCCGCAGCCATCTGCGTGGCTGCCCTGGATTATGCGCGCAAACATCATCATGACATCATAATCGTTGATACCGCAGGCCGCCTCGGTATTGATCAAGCGATGATGGACGAGATCACTGAACTTGAGGTGCTGCTAAAACCGATCGAAACACTTTTTGTGGTTGATGCAATGCAGGGGCAAGATGCTGTCAATACGGCCAAGGCATTTGCTGATGCGCTTCCTTTGACAGGTGTGATCTTAACTAAACTGGATGGAGATGCACGCGGCGGAGCAGCTTTATCGGTGCGGCATGTGACGGGTAAACCGATCAAGTTTACTGGTGTGGCCGAGAAATTGACTGGCCTCGAACCCTTTTATCCAGATCGGATGGCTTCTCGTATCCTCGGTATGGGCGATGTACTGGGGCTGATTGAAGAAGCACAGCGTAGCGCAGATCAGAAAGAAGCTGAGAAGCTCATGAAAAAAATGAAATCAGGCAAAGGGTTCGACCTGGATGATTTCAAAATGCAATTCCAGCAGATGAAAAAAATGGGTGGAATGAGTGCCATGCTGGATAAACTGCCGCATCAATTAACACAAGCAGCCCAGAATATGAAAGTGGACGATAAAATAATTAATCGCACAGAAGGGATTATTAATGCCATGACACGAGAAGAGCGTGCCAAGCCAGAGCTCATTAAGGCGTCCCGTAAGCGTCGTATTGCAGTCGGCTCGGGCGTCTCTGTGCAGGAGGTGAATCGCCTGCTTTCGCAATTTGAACAGGCGCGCAAAATGATGAAAATGGTCAATAAAGGGGGGATGGCCAAGATGATGCGCGCAGTAAAAGGAATGTTACCCCAAATGCGCTAG
- a CDS encoding cytochrome C assembly family protein has protein sequence MPSILVYISAFLFYALVGWYFWRSRWKNQSISPKAKADINAPSIATWEHFLILVPLTLHGFILYQSIFVNDGLSFGVGNAISSIVWLTALIYWFSGFFSRLQELQNLIAPIAMVAAIAVWLPLVLPSLRPLANTELPAFKAHLLIALLAYSLLTIAVLHAILMTILEYRLHHPAMSRMLMNLPPLLVMEKMLFRIIWAGFILLTLTLFSGIIFSQEVFGQSVTFSHKTLFSFISWGVFAALLVGRHFYGWRGRTAIRWTLTGFTILLLAYIGSKFVLEIILQR, from the coding sequence ATGCCCAGCATTCTAGTTTATATTTCAGCTTTTTTGTTTTATGCATTGGTTGGATGGTATTTCTGGCGTAGTCGCTGGAAAAATCAATCCATCTCTCCCAAGGCTAAGGCTGACATAAATGCTCCATCAATTGCCACATGGGAGCACTTCCTTATACTTGTTCCACTCACACTACATGGCTTCATCCTTTATCAATCCATCTTTGTAAATGATGGGCTCAGTTTTGGTGTGGGTAATGCAATTTCATCGATTGTATGGCTGACAGCTTTAATTTACTGGTTCTCAGGTTTCTTTTCACGGCTGCAGGAACTACAGAATTTGATCGCACCCATCGCAATGGTGGCAGCAATCGCGGTATGGCTGCCGTTAGTACTACCTTCTCTGCGCCCCCTTGCCAACACTGAATTACCTGCATTTAAAGCACATCTGCTGATTGCTCTGCTTGCCTATAGTCTGCTTACTATTGCAGTACTCCATGCCATTCTTATGACGATCCTGGAGTATCGCCTGCATCATCCTGCCATGTCACGGATGCTGATGAATTTACCCCCGCTTCTTGTGATGGAAAAAATGCTGTTTCGCATTATCTGGGCAGGTTTTATCCTGCTCACTTTGACACTGTTTAGTGGCATAATATTCTCACAAGAAGTTTTTGGTCAATCGGTAACATTTTCCCACAAAACGCTTTTCAGTTTTATCTCTTGGGGAGTATTTGCAGCCCTGCTGGTAGGCAGGCATTTTTATGGATGGCGAGGACGTACTGCTATTCGTTGGACTTTAACGGGTTTTACTATTCTTCTACTTGCCTATATCGGTAGTAAATTTGTACTGGAAATTATTTTGCAGCGCTAG
- a CDS encoding Ni/Fe hydrogenase subunit alpha — translation MPTSGQDKPSLGTTRRIAIDPVTRVEGHGRITLLLDQDNHVQQARFHIVEFRGFEKFIQGRPYWEVPFIVQRLCGICPVSHQLAAAKAMDQLVGVDQLTPTATKLRRLLHFGQILQSHALHFFHLSAPDLLFGFGSNPLQRNIAVILEKYPEIGLKGVKLRKYGQQIIEAVTGKRIHGAATIPGGMNKSLTLTERDALLAEIEAIVSWSLDGIALNEHIHVAHPEHRHFATLHTPFLSMIGSNGEIEFYHGGLRASSATREKIFDQFDYRHYHQIIHEEVRSWSYMKFPFLTALGPTEGWYRVGPLARVNNCDTISTPLAEAARKRFMEYGQGCFVHDTLAYHWARMIEMLHCAESIHALLLDKEITGSELLVPKGLKQEEGIGVIEAPRGTLFHHYRVNEEGLITQANLIVSTTSNNQAMNESVRVVANTYLDGQEITEALLNHLEVAVRAYDPCLSCATHALGKMPLQVELIDSNGMLLDRYLSGQKKENN, via the coding sequence ATGCCAACTAGCGGGCAAGATAAACCATCACTCGGCACAACCAGACGGATTGCCATTGATCCTGTTACCCGCGTGGAGGGGCATGGTCGCATTACCTTGCTGCTGGATCAGGATAATCATGTGCAGCAGGCGCGCTTTCATATCGTCGAGTTTCGCGGTTTTGAAAAGTTTATCCAAGGGCGGCCTTACTGGGAAGTGCCCTTTATCGTTCAGCGCCTGTGCGGCATCTGTCCGGTCAGCCATCAGCTGGCAGCAGCCAAGGCAATGGATCAATTGGTTGGAGTCGATCAACTAACACCGACAGCAACCAAGCTACGTCGTTTGTTGCATTTTGGCCAAATCCTGCAATCGCATGCGCTGCATTTTTTTCATTTATCTGCTCCCGATTTATTGTTTGGTTTCGGCAGTAATCCCTTACAGCGCAATATTGCCGTTATCTTGGAGAAATACCCTGAAATCGGCTTGAAAGGTGTCAAGCTACGCAAATATGGCCAGCAAATTATCGAGGCGGTAACTGGAAAACGTATTCATGGTGCCGCTACCATACCAGGTGGCATGAATAAATCACTCACCTTGACTGAGCGTGATGCCTTGCTCGCTGAGATTGAAGCTATTGTGAGCTGGAGCTTGGACGGAATAGCACTTAATGAGCACATTCATGTAGCTCATCCCGAACATCGACATTTTGCAACCCTGCATACTCCTTTTTTAAGCATGATCGGCTCAAATGGAGAGATCGAGTTTTATCATGGCGGTCTGCGTGCTAGCTCAGCAACAAGGGAAAAGATTTTCGATCAGTTTGACTACCGTCACTACCATCAGATAATCCATGAAGAAGTACGCTCATGGAGTTATATGAAATTCCCGTTTTTAACGGCACTTGGTCCAACTGAAGGCTGGTATCGTGTCGGACCTCTGGCGCGCGTCAATAATTGTGATACGATTTCCACTCCCTTGGCAGAAGCTGCGCGTAAGCGCTTTATGGAATATGGGCAGGGCTGTTTTGTCCATGACACGCTTGCGTATCATTGGGCGAGAATGATCGAAATGCTGCATTGTGCTGAATCAATTCATGCCTTATTGCTGGATAAGGAAATTACCGGCTCTGAATTACTTGTTCCGAAAGGACTCAAGCAAGAAGAAGGAATCGGTGTGATCGAAGCGCCACGCGGCACACTTTTTCATCACTATCGGGTCAATGAGGAAGGATTGATTACCCAAGCCAATCTGATCGTTTCAACCACAAGTAATAATCAGGCCATGAATGAATCCGTGCGAGTGGTTGCGAATACTTACCTGGATGGTCAGGAAATCACCGAAGCATTGCTTAATCATCTCGAAGTGGCCGTGCGTGCTTATGATCCCTGTCTCTCCTGTGCCACGCATGCATTGGGTAAAATGCCTCTGCAAGTTGAACTGATTGACAGCAATGGCATGCTGTTAGATCGATATCTATCCGGGCAAAAAAAGGAGAATAATTAG
- a CDS encoding septation protein A has translation MKFLFDLFPVILFFVTFKIYGIYAATAVAIAATFVQIGWVWFRHHKVDNMLWASLVIIVIFGSATLILQDETFIKWKPSVLYWLFAVALLLAPLIFKKNLIRTMMKEQIKLPEPIWVHLNTTWAAFFASMGAVNLFVAYNYSTETWVNFKMFGFMGLMLAFIVLQGLFLGKYIEKNDGKEI, from the coding sequence ATGAAGTTTCTTTTTGATCTCTTTCCCGTCATCCTGTTTTTCGTTACTTTTAAGATTTATGGCATTTATGCTGCAACTGCGGTAGCCATTGCTGCCACTTTTGTGCAAATCGGCTGGGTATGGTTCCGTCACCATAAAGTCGACAATATGTTATGGGCAAGTCTTGTAATTATCGTCATCTTCGGCAGCGCAACATTGATTCTGCAAGACGAAACTTTCATAAAATGGAAACCGTCAGTGCTTTATTGGCTGTTTGCTGTCGCACTATTATTGGCACCTTTAATCTTCAAAAAGAATTTGATCCGCACAATGATGAAAGAACAGATCAAACTGCCCGAGCCAATATGGGTTCATCTCAACACCACCTGGGCAGCATTCTTTGCATCAATGGGGGCTGTCAATCTGTTCGTGGCCTATAATTACTCCACCGAAACTTGGGTTAATTTCAAGATGTTCGGTTTTATGGGTCTGATGCTGGCTTTTATTGTTCTGCAAGGATTGTTTCTGGGAAAATATATCGAGAAGAACGACGGTAAGGAAATATGA
- a CDS encoding phosphoadenosine phosphosulfate reductase domain-containing protein: MMNNQIAEYNAELRNKPALEIVRWGIARANHRAIVSTNFRPYEAVILHLCVQVQPDIPVIWVDHGYNRPATYRFAEQLRNRLNLNLKIYLPKLSAAHRDAIHGPIPGIDNEAELEKFSAMMKLEPFERCMQELAPNVWFTALRKVQNPYRATLDILSEDETYHTIKVSPVFYWTDADMEAYLKQYNLPNEWDYFDPTKADEKRECGLHIK; this comes from the coding sequence ATGATGAATAATCAAATTGCAGAGTATAATGCAGAATTAAGAAATAAGCCCGCATTAGAGATTGTACGTTGGGGCATTGCTCGGGCAAACCATCGTGCTATTGTGTCAACGAACTTCCGACCTTATGAAGCAGTGATTCTTCATCTCTGCGTTCAAGTGCAACCCGATATTCCAGTCATATGGGTAGATCATGGTTACAACCGACCAGCAACTTATAGATTTGCTGAGCAGCTCCGTAATCGTCTCAATCTTAATCTTAAGATTTATCTTCCCAAGCTATCCGCTGCTCATCGTGATGCCATTCATGGCCCAATTCCAGGTATTGACAATGAAGCTGAACTGGAGAAATTCAGTGCAATGATGAAATTAGAACCCTTTGAACGGTGCATGCAGGAATTGGCGCCTAACGTCTGGTTTACCGCATTACGCAAAGTACAAAATCCGTATCGCGCTACACTGGATATTCTCTCCGAGGATGAGACTTATCATACTATCAAAGTCAGCCCGGTTTTCTACTGGACAGACGCCGACATGGAAGCCTATCTTAAGCAATATAATTTACCAAATGAGTGGGATTACTTCGATCCAACGAAAGCTGATGAAAAACGTGAATGCGGCCTACACATTAAATAA
- a CDS encoding AI-2E family transporter gives MNSDPFKIKSPDDRVSMLISAVIILALMYWAKVIIIPVALAILFTFLLISPVNWLENHFIPRVPAVIIATTVLLGLLLAATFGVTQQISSLIDSYPEYEENITAKISEYQELGRHGTLEKLQAVTERIENQLELAQKKDDSAPAAAKDKEIIIPQPVKIVEEGPFSMSKLWSFAGPLLEPIANLGFILVLVIFMLINREDMRDRLISLIGTGQLTDTTRALEDAGYRVSRYLLIQLLINCFYGLVISIGLWLFEVPYPLLWGFFAALLRYIPYLGAWLAAILPISLSLLISPEWSITIKVISLFVILELITNMILEPLLYGRGIGVSQTVLLIAVAFWTWLWGPVGLILASPLTVCLVVMSRYIPDLKFIDILLSDRPALSSVHRYYQRLLANDEDESFDVLESDLGNNQGSLALTFDEIVAPALALARGDLYSGKLDKNVYKELVDLNNKVVTDLSEVTKDLAEKSIPTTMKSKKKVLLMPAKDDIDEIAVQTLAKLVDPGCLDVYVIKPGVMVSEVVELIEEKSPDVLAILSIPPGGIAHIRHVCKRVQARFPDLKIIIGRLGLHDEYHDMNKQQLSQIGSGSVEFTLGNIITKLKQLSTLD, from the coding sequence ATGAATTCGGATCCTTTCAAAATCAAAAGTCCAGATGACAGAGTATCGATGCTCATTTCTGCTGTGATAATATTAGCCTTGATGTACTGGGCTAAAGTTATCATTATTCCAGTAGCGCTTGCAATACTGTTTACTTTTCTTCTCATATCTCCAGTTAATTGGCTGGAGAATCACTTTATTCCGCGCGTTCCTGCCGTGATAATTGCAACCACGGTTCTGCTGGGATTACTATTAGCGGCTACCTTTGGAGTAACCCAACAAATAAGCAGTCTAATTGATTCATATCCAGAATATGAAGAGAATATTACTGCGAAAATCTCTGAATACCAGGAACTCGGCCGCCACGGAACGTTAGAAAAGTTGCAGGCTGTGACTGAGCGTATTGAAAATCAACTGGAGTTAGCGCAAAAAAAAGACGACTCAGCTCCTGCGGCCGCAAAAGATAAAGAGATTATCATTCCACAACCTGTCAAAATTGTAGAGGAAGGCCCGTTTAGTATGTCAAAGCTATGGTCTTTTGCCGGACCATTGCTCGAGCCGATTGCGAATTTGGGCTTTATATTGGTATTGGTTATTTTCATGCTAATTAACAGAGAAGATATGCGCGATCGATTAATCTCGTTAATAGGCACAGGCCAGCTGACCGATACCACACGCGCGTTGGAAGACGCTGGATATAGGGTCAGTCGCTATCTGCTAATACAGCTACTGATTAATTGCTTTTATGGTTTAGTTATTAGTATCGGGTTGTGGCTCTTCGAGGTACCCTATCCCCTGTTATGGGGATTCTTTGCGGCACTGTTACGCTATATACCCTATTTAGGAGCGTGGCTGGCAGCCATACTGCCGATTTCACTCAGTTTGCTGATTTCACCGGAGTGGAGTATTACCATAAAGGTAATATCACTGTTCGTAATTCTGGAACTTATTACTAACATGATTCTTGAGCCTCTGCTTTATGGGCGCGGCATAGGCGTATCCCAGACAGTATTACTTATTGCTGTGGCTTTTTGGACTTGGTTATGGGGTCCGGTTGGTTTAATACTTGCCTCACCACTGACCGTGTGTCTGGTTGTGATGAGCCGGTACATTCCGGATTTAAAATTTATTGATATTTTACTAAGCGACCGCCCGGCCTTATCGTCAGTTCATCGATACTACCAGAGGTTATTAGCAAATGACGAAGACGAATCATTTGATGTACTAGAGTCCGATCTTGGTAATAATCAAGGATCGCTAGCATTAACGTTTGACGAGATTGTCGCTCCAGCACTGGCTCTGGCGCGCGGCGATTTATACTCTGGCAAGCTAGATAAAAATGTGTACAAGGAACTAGTCGATCTGAATAATAAGGTCGTAACCGACCTTAGTGAAGTAACGAAGGATTTGGCCGAGAAAAGTATTCCTACCACGATGAAAAGTAAGAAAAAGGTGCTTTTAATGCCTGCGAAGGACGATATCGATGAAATCGCCGTCCAAACGCTAGCTAAACTGGTCGACCCTGGTTGCCTGGACGTATATGTGATTAAGCCCGGAGTCATGGTATCTGAAGTAGTAGAATTAATAGAAGAAAAATCACCTGATGTTCTGGCTATACTATCTATTCCTCCTGGAGGAATAGCGCATATACGCCATGTTTGCAAACGTGTTCAAGCGCGCTTCCCGGATTTGAAAATTATCATCGGACGGCTAGGTTTGCATGATGAATATCATGACATGAACAAACAGCAACTTAGCCAAATTGGTTCAGGTAGTGTTGAATTCACCCTTGGTAATATTATTACTAAGCTGAAACAATTGTCTACACTTGATTAA
- a CDS encoding transposase, translated as MFHAWVTRELLLKLLPACVIVMDYAGFHKQQDIKIVFVNAGHTLEYRLSYSPNFNDIEPKWTQTKTIRKRKALPSSGSLPSMHFATFYIEPSISDLKFEE; from the coding sequence ATCTTCCATGCGTGGGTTACGCGGGAGCTTTTACTCAAACTCCTGCCCGCTTGCGTGATTGTTATGGACTACGCGGGGTTCCACAAGCAGCAGGACATCAAAATTGTCTTTGTCAATGCCGGGCATACGCTTGAATATCGACTGTCCTATTCTCCAAACTTTAATGACATTGAGCCAAAATGGACCCAGACTAAAACAATCAGAAAAAGGAAGGCTCTTCCATCGAGCGGCTCTTTGCCGTCTATGCACTTTGCAACATTTTATATAGAACCATCTATATCCGATCTCAAATTTGAGGAATGA
- a CDS encoding helix-turn-helix domain-containing protein, whose protein sequence is MKLFKKIPNPREIRQELGLNQLEFWSKVGVTQSGGSRYESGREIPKAVRELVRLVHIDRIDLTKIKRDDLIVAAMLKAQYPDLYKSLKKSAKLS, encoded by the coding sequence ATGAAACTTTTTAAGAAAATACCAAACCCAAGGGAAATACGGCAAGAACTTGGTCTTAATCAGTTGGAATTCTGGAGCAAGGTAGGAGTAACCCAAAGTGGCGGCTCCCGTTATGAGAGCGGGCGAGAAATACCGAAAGCTGTCAGAGAGTTGGTACGTTTAGTTCATATTGATCGGATTGATTTGACCAAAATTAAGCGAGATGATCTGATTGTGGCTGCAATGCTAAAAGCACAGTATCCTGATCTGTACAAGAGCTTGAAAAAATCAGCAAAGCTTTCTTAA